From Bos indicus isolate NIAB-ARS_2022 breed Sahiwal x Tharparkar chromosome X, NIAB-ARS_B.indTharparkar_mat_pri_1.0, whole genome shotgun sequence:
TATGTCATTAATTGTATTAAGGCAGTAAAAATTAcactaaatataattatattcttaATATCCTAGTCTCTCAGCAATACTCCTAAAGAAATCTTGCCTGTCAACGTGGAGATTGATGCATGGAAATGTATATTTGTATTCTATTTTTATGCATCATGTGTATACTTTATTATGCTTTGTTTTATAGCAGGTAAAAGCATGAGTAGATATAATGAACTATAATGATAATTTATctaatattatattaaaactaATTAAGTACTTGTAAAGGACTACAACTCCACCAGAACAGGAGTGAATGAACAGGATTGAAAACCAGTTTTAAAATCTATGTTGAGACTATCAGGCTGGTTGGTCAGTTGGTGTAGGAGCTGGCTTCCTGgagaatataatttatatatggaaAAGGACGTGGAGATGATTCACAGGAATTTCTACCAATAATATCATGTTCATTAGAACAGGTCATGGggaggaaaaatagataaaaacatcCAAACTAATTGTACTATTAAAGATTTGCCTCTTGGagtgaaaagttaaagtacaCCAAATTTTGTCCCTgaacattttgagaaataaaaggattAGTGCAataattgtttatatttattcatttatttggctgtgtcaggtcttagttgtggcacgtgagatcttccttGTGTCACCTGGGACCTTGTGCTGCAGCATGTCGACTcccattgtggcacatgggctccagagcacgcgggctcagtagctgcaatgtgcaggcttagttgctctgcagcatgtgggctcttagttccctgcccagggattgaacccacatcccacattggaaggtggattcttaaccactggaccaccagggaagtcccaagacaaCTTTTAAAAGCTGCATGCACTTAACTTCTACTTTTGTTTCCCTATCTGTGAGGCATGGAATGTCTGTCTTATCATATTGATGTTTTAAcagatttttagtttttcatcaTCTGAAAGATTTTGTATGTACTTGTTAATCTGGATACTGTTCTCATTAGTTCTACTGCTGCCCCATccagaattcattttttaaagccaaaattCACTGTTCACTTAAGCATCTGGATTAAATTGGGCAGGGTGAGGAggatgggtggtggtggtttagtcgctaagttgagtctgactcttgcaaccccatggactgtagcctgccaggctcctctgtccatctgattctccaggcaagaatactggagtgggttgccatttccttctccaggggatcttcctgacccaggaattgaacccaggtctcctgcattgtaggcagattctttactgactgagggGTCTTTTTACTGACTGAGGGGTCTTTTTTGCCCTGTAGGCTGTGGACAGCTTTCTTAGAGAGTTGGCTTATCCAGGATGAGGAAAAAGTATGCTTTTGCATGACTACAGTCTTTGTAAAGTTTGCTTATGTAAGCATTTTGGGTTTAAGAGAGTTCAACCTTGGAATTCCCTATTGGTCcaatggctaggactccatgcttccattgcagagggcacgagttcagtccctggtcaggaaactaaagtcCTATAAAAAGCTCAACTGAACTGTATTTGAATATAGAGTACAAACATTTTCATTTAGTGGGATAACAGCAGTCTCTAATCCATCAAATTAACCTCTATCTCCTAAATAGCTTTCAAAAAAGCACATGACTGGAAGATAATTTATGGCTGGCAATGCTTTATTCTGCTTCAAAAATAGTAGGGGCTAAACTGTCATAAAAACTTGTAAGCTTACACTgcacttattttatgttttacagggtaaaaaatcttatattttgtaaaatgtttttaaaggagtCCACAAAGTAATTCTGCTTTCTTGCTCCCAAATGCAGAGGTCTGAGAGAAGGCACATGGCCTCATGAGCTTCTTGGTATTGTCAAATCCATTTCTCTTTCAAGTACCAACTGCCCAGATGCTTTTACTGTGGATGGAAGAGTCTTACTAaagcagtagtttttttttttttttttttaatatagagaagcatcttccctggcggtccagtggtcaggactccgcCTTCTAGTGTTGGGGGGTGGTTTGATCCccttggggagctaagatcctacgtgcctcatggtcaaaaaactaaaacaaaagagacaaagagagagaagtaTCTTGATTAAAGTGTGAGGAGATAGAAATCATATTGATTTGGGTAATTTTGGCTCCAATAATGTCTAATTTGCTGTGAAAGGGGAACATGTATTAGGTTAATGTTCTTAAAAGGAACTTCcaattttctccttaaaaaatatttactttattaaaaaGCTGCTCAAGGAAGAGCTATTTTATTGCATGGCACAGATTCAGTGTATAGATGTTATCTTAGAACTATTAATGAAGGAGTTCCCTTGTGACTTTGAATATTCAGTACCAGCTGTTATTCAcatcaatattttaatattttaccagAAAGATACTTAATAAAAAGGATTGATACATATTTAACTGTGTAAAGTGCTAGTTAAACTTGTTCAAATGGGCCAGAGGGAAAGGGAAATAACATTActtgagtacctactgtatatATAAGCTCTATTTATATATCTTGCTTAATCTTTATGACTGCTCCATGaggtagattttatttatttttatagatttatttgactgtgccaggtcttagttgtgccacacaggatctttagtcgtggcatgtgggatctagttccccgaccagggattgaacctgggccccctgcattgggaacagaGTCTTAGCGACTggacctaccagggaagtccctccatgaGGTagattttaattctcattttgcaAACGAGGAAACAAGGGTTAACTTTCCTGAGGACACATTGCTAATAAAtggcagagttgggatttgaacctaATTTCAACTTGATTGCTAAGCCTGTTTTTCAGAAAATCTCCCCTCAtatttcataaaatgttagtCTTGGCCCTCAGTTGCATCGCCATCTTTGTTTATGGGCTACTGGAGATAAGTGTAAGTTGGCCGAGCCTGTATACCACAGTGGGAAAATATGAGTAGGATTAGAATGAGGTAACAGTAGGTGGCTGCCAAGCCTGGGTGGctaagatagtaaagaatctgcctgcaggggcttccctggtggtccagtgattaagaatattaagaatccaccttagaatccaggggacatgggttgatTCCTGATATGAGATCTCACAGGCCTAAGGGCAACGAAGCCTGGGTGCTATAACTACTTTGCACCCTAGAGCCacgctctgccacaagagaagccactggagtGAGAAGCCGGggtaccacagctagagagtagccctctcTCGCCAAAACTAGAGTAAGCccacaagcagcaacaaagacccagcacagccataaataaatacatacttaaaaaaaaagaatctccctaaaagcaggagacatggctacagtcatgggctacagtcctgggtcaagaatttcccctggaggagggcacagcaccccactccagtattcttgcctggagaatcccatggacaaggagcctaatgggctacagtccctggggtcacaaaagagttggacacgactgaaaccactaaataacagcaacaatataaGGGAAAAGGCTGAGTGGTCTAATCTATATTTCACTCCAGATCTACTGAGTTAATtttgagaagtgaagtgaagtgaaagacatggtcgctcggtcatgtctgactctttgcaaccccatggactgtagcctaccaggctcctccatccatgggattttgcaggcaagaatactggagtgggttgccatttcctactccaggagatcttcccaacccaaggactgaagccgggtctcctgcattataggcagacgctttaccgtctgagccaccagggaagagttaATTTAGAGAAGGAGTATTCAGTGATACTTCCTTGTGAGAAGGAAGATCCAGTAATGGAACTGGTACAAGGAGATGACCTGGGGCCTGCTAAAAGTCAGGTTGTAATTTCCATAGCAttcaagacaaaaaaataaacagctcTTTAAGAAGAAACTTCAAGTTTTCTCCATTCACATGTCAGCCCCAGGGTGGGATGTTGTCTCACACTTCTGGAATTGGTTAGACCCGTGTTGTAACTGTAAAATACACACTGGGTTTCAAAGACttaataaaatactgtaaagtaTCCCATTTTTCTGTCACTTATACAttgaaatgacaatattttagatatattgggttaaataaaatataatattaaaagtaatttcacctttttaaatGTGGCTAATATTAGTGGAAATTTTTAAACTACACATGTGGCTTTCATTTCTATTGGATGGCACTGGGATGGAGAATGGGCAGTGTTCCTTGAAGTTTCCTTCTAGAGGTGAATACCTTAGAGCGGTAAATAGGGAAAAGAAGACTCTCAGCGCCAGTATTTAAAGTCTTCCATcagtgggagggataaattgggagattgcgattgacatatacacactactatgtacactaataaggacctactgtatagcacaggaaactctactcaatactctgtaataacctatgtgcgaaaataatctaaaagaatggatatatgtatacgtgtaactgactcactttgctgtacgctgaaactaacacaacatagtgaatcaactcttcgtcaataaaaattaaaaaaaatagtcttccATCAAGTTAggactggactgtagccagccaggttcctctgtctatggaattctccaggcaagaatactggagtgggttgccatttccttctccaggggatcttcctgacccagggatcaaacccaggtctcctgcattgcaggcggattctttactgccaccagggaagccccaagttagGACCACTTTTTCCTCATGATGGTATGGGCCTGGTGTTTTGACTATTAAAACATCCCCATTCTACACTTTGAGTACCTTTGTATATGTCTCTTATCACTCATTCATTAGAAGCACTGcttacttttttttccaaatgtaagCCTGTCACATAATTAAGGGCATCCTTCCTCACTcctgtacttccctggtggctcagtggtaaagaatttgcctgcagtgcagaagtgaagtgaaagtcgctcagtggtgtccaactctttgccaccccatggactatacagtccaattctccaggccagaatactggagtgggtagtctttcccttctctaggggatcttcccaacccagggatcgaacccaggtctcctgcattgcaggtgtattctacaccagctgagccaccagaggagacctgggttcaatccctaggtcggaaagatccctgaaggggatggccacccactccagtattcttgcccggagaaccccatggacagagaagcctggaaggctacagtccatggggtcacaaagagtcagacacaagtgaacacATGCAGCTTCtcactccatccatccatccattcatagaaaatcttagttttatttttaggccCTGCTCTTCCTCCCAGGTCTTTCACTAAATTGCCAAAGCAATGGCAAAACCAGCATGGCCATTCTTGCACAGAATCAGTGAAAGTTATCAAAGAAATGGGGATTATGTGGGTTAAGAGAAACGGCACttatcaaaatgatttttaaggaAAAGGGGACCACCATATTCTAATAGTAAACAATGGCTTGTTTTATTGCTCATGCAAAGCTTATATGAAATGATTGTTTGACTGCCTGTATGAATCATGTGTTTGGGCCTTTTTGCTTTCCACAAAATAACCAGGTCTAGTGTTGAGCTAATGGGTATTCAATATATGCAAGGAATAGTATAGCGTATAGATTCCACACTAATAAAAGTGGACTTTTCTATTATGCTAGAGACCCCAGATACACACCATCATTTCATTTCACCATTTCATACTTTCTAAATAAGTCATTTCCTCCATTATCCTTTGAATACAGTATTTTACCTTTGATTATATTGGAATTGAGTTATTATTCTTTCATTAGACTTTGGGGATTCCTTTGTGGGAAAGTTGGCaaaaatttctgaattttttttctatgccAAAAGAAAGCTAAACTACTACAAACAGGCTCTTCACATATCCACTCAGACATGCAGCGAATGCATCAATCCAAGTGAGCTGGCACTAAAAGGAACAGAACATTTTAAACGAGTAGAAAATTAGTGGTACATCATTACTAAACTGTGCTTTCAGTAACTTTTCTAATATAGGTGTTCCCTGCTTTAAGCCCAATAGATGGGTTTGTTTAAATGCATTACAGAAAAATCTGGGCATTATAAATCAGATTTGATACACAAGCAATCTTCTAGCTACATGAAGAAAAAAGCCGAGAGATCTAATCTATATTTTGCTCCAAATCCAGTGTTTTGAAAAAGAAGGTCTAGTGACTGAACTTGTGCAAGGAGATGGCCTGGGGCCTAATTAAAGTCAAGGTGCAGTTTCCACTGCATTCAAGAAaaccagaaagataaatataacttttagaaGAAACTTAGTTTTCTCTCATTTACATTCAGCCAGTGGGTCTCACACTTGGGGAACTGGTTTAGACCTGTGTTGTCCAATATAGTAGGCATTAGCcagccatatgtaaaatatattcacaaTCACGATCAATTCTCATTAGATGTCCATTCTTCCCAACTCTCTTCCCAATAAGACTGTAGTTAGGGTTACAGTTTTTGACTACTGAATGCATGATCAAATCTGTACCATGACCTCTATAGCACAATTTTCTGTGTTACTGATTCGTTTTATCTACAAGACTAGGTACAAATATGTTCAAAGAGACAGTATATTATTTAAGACAACTAACATTTTAtaaaggaattctccaggccagaatactggagtgggtagccattcccttctccaggggatcttcccaacccagggattgaacccgggtctcccgcattgcaggtggattctttactagctgagctaccagggaagcccaagcagactggagtgggtagcctatcccttctccagcagatcttcccaacctaggaattgaaccagggtcttctgcattgcaggtggattctttaccagccgagctaccAGGAAAAGTCCCTTTTATAAAGGAATACTCGTATAAAAATACAATCAAGAGCATCAATTTGGTTTAAAAAGCAATTGTTACCTTAGTACCCACTAGGAAATCAAACAATGGAATGCATTctctaatatatttatttcaacaaTATTTTGATACCCGAATGTAATTGAAGGTGATAATAcactagaaaaaattttaatatattggtGTTGGGGGCAAGGTGATACTTGTAAACTGGGTGTCACACTCAGTGAGATACTGTGCATCATTATACTCACTGAATATGATTTGGTTTGTAGTAATTACATCTGAGACCACATATTAGGGTGCTTGATTTATTACTTTTCTAAATTAATAACCTTTCATCTTAACCAAGAGTCCCAATGAGGAAGATcgtacaaattaaaacaaagggTTTTACACACTACTCTGATGATTGATAATTTGTAGCCCAAGGCCTTCTTAAGGAaattctctttctggcttacaaaAGCTGTGGTAGACTATTAACATCATGAGGCCAGTTACAAGAAAAATTGATCTCTAAAATGTCATGGTCTCGCACCCTGTGGAGGCTTATGGATCTGACTTACATGGCATGTGCAGGCCTAATAAGAGGGCAAATCAGCTCCAAGTATTTCACAAATTTATGAAGACAGAAGTTATTGTATCTACCATCCTTAAGGCTTCTAGGTAGCCACTGAAATCAGGCAAATGGCATAGTAATCCGAGGTGAATGGTGAGGTTAAGGCCTCCACACCAAACAGGTGCAATCAACATACGATACAATCAagaacatgcaaaaaaaaaatctcaaaatttgaACAGGTAAACAAAAACCAGGGCAGATTCAACCCAGGTAAATGAAACTGCCAGACTACCAAAAGGAGTTCTTTAAAGGAgatttaaaggggcttccctggagaagggcatggcaacccactccagtattcttgcctggagaattccatggacagaggagcctggtgggctacagtccatggggttgcaaagagttggacacgactgtgagaCTAAgcacaaaggggcttccctggtggctcagcagtaaagaattcgcctgtaatgcaggaaacttgggtttgatccctgggttggaagatcccctgaagaaaatggcaacccattccagtattcttgcctgggaactcccacagacagaggagcttagtgggctacagtccatgaggtctcagaacagttggtcacaacttagcgattaaacaacaacaaaggagatTTCCACAGAACTCACTTGCTCTGCAGGAGTAAATCAATCTCAACTGGTATATTTTTATTCAAGCCATAGCTGAGAGCTTGATTAACTGGGAAACAATGAAGTTAAATGAATTACATTCTTTACGGTCACCACTCCAATTTCAATATATGCATAGAGAAATTGTATATGCCGAGGAATAAACTAGCTCCCAGGAAAATTATTAACCTTTGTAAGTAATCTTCAGTTTCATGGACAGATttcaactttcactttaacaGGGGTTGGGAACATTCTTTTGGTTGCTTGGTTGTGTATTCTGAGAAAGCAAATCCATTGGCACTTATGAGGGCTTAGAACATAAACCAACATTAGAAGTAACAGAAACACATAGCTAAAAGTTTTACTTTAATCACAGATTCGAAATTAGAGATTTCATTTGCATATCTTAGCAAGCTAAAAAGACATGTTAAATTTTTAACCAATCAGCAAAAAAATGTGCCACAGATTTAATGTTCATAATTTAGAATTTATCCCATATATTACTTATAAATATatcctttatttgtaaaattattatTCTTAGGACATTTCTTTCCAACACAGTTGaaattatcatattttttaagaaaaaaaaatccaccctaTTTAAAAATGTACTACTAAACTTCAATGTGGGAATACATCAGTGCcaccaaattgaaaaagaaaacaaaaaaagaaacatactgCTGTGTTGGATATATATGCAGTTGTTACTACAAATAACAACAATACACGTCCTGTACGGTGATCATATACATGCTCTTGTTTCACTTCTCAGTCATTGTCAGAACCATTTGGAGGTAGGAAAACCAATGCATCATTGAAAACATGCCCAAATGCCCTAAGACGGTATACCCCATACATCATTACATGCATCTGATTAGGTGTCAGTCCATTAAAAGTAACAGCCATATCTGAACAACATCCTTCTACTACCTGGTTTGGGTGATTAGTCATTGCCTCTTTAATAAAAAGCCCAACAGATTTGGTGTTAAATATATCTTTTCCTTCAGAATCTTCTGCATTTTCTGCAAACACTCCAGCATATTTCAGGCAGACAGCAAGCTGCTTATCTTCAGATAtcttccaaatcatccctccCTGTTCAGGACACTTCTCAGGAATACTGAGAAGGCTGTTAAGTCTCTTCATTGATTCTATACTTAAGACAATTCCTCCTTCCATACTCACATACTCCAGATCTCCAGATTTTACAGTGTGACCTAGATAGAAAGGTTGTGATGGATCCTTTTTTAACAAAAAGTACTTTAAGTTTTCAATAATAGCAAACGTAGTGGGGCGTGCAAGGAAGAACCAGTTGTATTGGTCTCTATATTTATCAAAGGCGTATTTGTAAGCTTTTCTCATCATTAACCACATGTCATTTGTTTCCATGTTAATTGACTCAAACACTTTAACATTTTCAGAACTGAAGAAGTCTACTTTGTCACAGTGATTGGTCCAAGTTTCTTTCACTGCAGCCCAGAGGCTCACATCTTTGGGTCTGACAAGGAGGATACAGTATACCCGAAAGCTCTTACTGAGTTCCATGCGTTCATCCTCTGAAATTTTCAAGATGTCTTCTTTATTGGGAGCTTGGAGATGATGATGCTCATGGTGGTGCATTCTACTTCCATGACCAATCCTAATGTGTCCTAGCATAGTGATCAAGGCACAGAAAATGCTTCCAAGCATTACACCCTTCAAAAATGAACTGCTTTCAGAAAGCATTTTtcctataaagaagaaaaagaactttaGGATACTTAATAGAAAAGGATTAGTCTAATGATTTGATAGTTCCCCTATACTTACATTTGGCTCTtaatgttaaggaaaaaaaggctCCCAGGTTTGACATGGAATCAGTTGCAAATAGTACAAGAGAATCTTAAGAATTTTTTGCTTCCAATGGTATCTTACTGCTCGGTATAAACTGGAACTTTGCAGAAATACCTCGCAGCCGTAGAATTTTCTGGGAGGCTATTTCTGCACTTCATCTATGGGGATTTAATTAACTAAGTACTGAATTAAAAGTACCGACTCCAGAAACCAATGTTACAGAGGTAGTCTGTCCATCATTCTCTTGAAAGGAATTTTGTTTCACAAGCTtgcattatattatttaaatacctCTGCAGCTATAAATGGACTTTTACAagaaaatcttcagttcagttcagctcagtcactcagtcgtgtccgactctttgcgaccccatgaatcgcagcacaccaggccatcaccagctcccggagttcactcaaattcacgtccattgagtcggtgattaaACTGAACAAATAAAACCACTTACAGTTGCTATATCATCACTGGTATCTGTGCTGGCTTTTGTTCTCAATCTAAAGCTTTATTTAACCGATGGCTGCTACCAGATGTTTTGAGTACATCTAAAGCAAATTTCTTGGAATTGATAccatatttgttaatatttaccCTCTTGTTCCTAAGACTAAATGACTTTCAACACAGTATCTCAACTAACTGATGTAATAAAAGCCCATAATGAAAAGAGTTAAATTATTTGGATGAGAACTGAGTCAATATAAGGCATATCTGGGGACcattaatgaacatttttatttcctccaaaGGCATCTGTTTATTCTTTGGGGAAGCAAAAAGTCTACACTTTGATTtcaattagaaattaaaagaaaagtcaaCATTAAATACAACTGTTGAAAATTTCCCAATCTCCTTTCCATCTCCACAAGGAATGTTCTGAGCTACTtagattttttccctttgtttctttaagtTGAAAGTGGCCTTAGAAGATACTTAATGTCGCTTTTCTCTTTTTACAAATAGGGAAATAGAGGGTCCACAGAGGTTAGGTAACTGACCCAAAGTCACAGTCAGTAGTAGAAATGAACTAGAAGTCACATATCCTGACATCAGTTTAATGTTTTTTCTGGTACAGAATAATGACCTCAACAGTGCTTCTATCCATATTATTGATAATAAACAAGTTAC
This genomic window contains:
- the C1GALT1C1 gene encoding C1GALT1-specific chaperone 1, which encodes MLSESSSFLKGVMLGSIFCALITMLGHIRIGHGSRMHHHEHHHLQAPNKEDILKISEDERMELSKSFRVYCILLVRPKDVSLWAAVKETWTNHCDKVDFFSSENVKVFESINMETNDMWLMMRKAYKYAFDKYRDQYNWFFLARPTTFAIIENLKYFLLKKDPSQPFYLGHTVKSGDLEYVSMEGGIVLSIESMKRLNSLLSIPEKCPEQGGMIWKISEDKQLAVCLKYAGVFAENAEDSEGKDIFNTKSVGLFIKEAMTNHPNQVVEGCCSDMAVTFNGLTPNQMHVMMYGVYRLRAFGHVFNDALVFLPPNGSDND